A segment of the Hemitrygon akajei chromosome 10, sHemAka1.3, whole genome shotgun sequence genome:
ATATCTGCAATGTAGAAGGAATCTCAGGCTTCGGGGACTCAGTGAATcaagggagaatgggcaaactccATGTAACAGTAATTGCTGCCCCACGGTACCACTCTATATTGTTTGAAAAAGCCTTGTAATTTTTcttatttccttatgacataggTGGAGCCAATTTGTCACATGGAGTTACTGCAGGCGATTGGAGTAATCTAATCTATCAAATTCCCACATTTGTTGTATCTTACTCTCCCACGTACACCAACTCTACCGTGTAAATTAGGGGAACTCTAAATAACCAATTTACCTACCGACCAGCAAGTATTTAAGATAtaaagaaaactggagcaccagggaaTTCACACACTTGCAGGGAAACATGCTGTTGTTATATAGGCAGTTCCAGTATTGAAGCCCAGTAGCTGACTCACGTCACAGTGCCACCAGCCTCATTATTATCTAGTATAGATCGCCAAAATGAAAACACTtcaatttttcattaacttcttaGACGATAATGGTATCTTTTTGTAGAATGAAATTGCTTGTATTGTTTGATTATGCCAGGCCTAATCCTAATTGTACCTGCTGTAAGTAAATGAAAATGttagttcagagatttaaaatataaattttatttttaaaatctgtcttttCATTTTCAGTTACTTTCTATGACTATTCGGTAGTTCTGCAAGCATTTGCTTTAACTACTGCTGTATTCATTGCATTGACTGTCTACACGTTTCAGTCAAAGAGAGATTTCAGTAAATATGCAGCAAGGTATGTGCATTTTAGAAGGttcattatattttataaaaatCTGCATAATGGTTTATTTTTCTCTTACTTATTTTAGGACCCTTGGGAATTTTGTATTCCCTTCCAGAGTAAATTTGCAGTTAACTTATTTTGGGAATTATTGATCCTTTTATGGCTAAGCCACATCCAGAAGTTGGGAATTTCTATTTGGGAATCCTCTTTCTGACAAGCAATACACAGTAATGATTCTATTGATGAAAGTTGAGAGCACCAATTAAACTCAcaacaaaacatttaaaaaaaaatttaaactttattTTGCTAAGAATGAAAATGGTATTTTTACTTAAAATGGACGTTAATTGGGGTATGAATTATGGTCGTTCATGATGCCCTAAAGTTGCATCTTGGCCAAAGTACTTGAGGGCTGCATATGCAATTTAAACCATAAATTAGTAATACTTAAGTGTTATCAATATTAGTTTATAAATTCTTTACCATGAGATCAACAATGGTTAGCTTCCACTCTGGTTTTGTTGGCTGTGAGTTATCAAATTAGGTCATTTTGGGAACAGCAAACTCTTTCATAGGTGCCTGACAGAGCAGATGAAGGAATAGGTTGTGACATGGTTTGCTTCCACTTGCCCAGCTTCGTTTCTGTGTTCTCCCAGTGCATGAATTTGGAGTTCACAGTACCAATCTGAGTGGCCTTGTGCTTTGAGCAGCCATGGACCAGAAGCTCCTCGTAGTCATTGTGGTTGTTGCAATTccaagttaataactcatctccttatataataaaataataactcatttccaacgggatcccactaccaagcacatttttccctcccccccccctctctgctttccgcagggatcgctccctatgcgactcccttgtccactcgtcccccccatcccttcccaccgatctccctcctggcacttgtccttgtaaacggaacaagtgctacacctgcccttacacttcctccctcaccaccattcagggccccagacagtccttccaggtgaggtgacacttcacctgtgagtcggatggtgtggtatactgtgtccggtgctcccggtgtggccttttatatattgtgagacccgacgcagactgggagaccgtttcactgaacacctacgctcggtccgccagaaaaagcaggatctcccagtggccacacattttaattccatgtcccattcccattctgatatgtctatccatggcctcctctactgtcaaaatgaatccaagctcaggttggaggaacaacaccttatatactggctgggtagcctccaacctgatggcatgaacattgacttctctaacttccattaatgctcctcctccccttcttaccccatccctgacgtatttagttgtttgcctgttctccatttccctctggtgtagttcccccccctctttctttctcccgaggcctcccgtcccatgatcctttcccttctccagctctgtatcactttcgccaatcacctttccagctcttagcttcatcccaccccctccggtcttctcctatcatttcgcatttccccctccccccactactttcaaatctcagtAAGagatctttccttttggttagtcctgatgaaaggtctcagcctgaaacgtcgacagcgcttctccctatagatgctgcctggcctgctgtgttctaccagcattttgtgtgtgttgttgtttgtaactcatctccttctaccttaggccacgaacttatcaatcaccccgatgagttattaactttaaactttctgcataatcactcaaagagttgaactgcatgtgcatgtaacgagagctgtataactcatctccttctaccttaggccacgaatttatcaattacccctgctgtggacactttctggaggtccaagatccgtatgcttcatgactgctggactaagtgtgtaaatgtaggaggggagtatgttgaaaaataaatatgctaggttttctaaaattgactccttctaccttgggccacaaacttatcaatcaccccttgtacaacTTACGTTGAATTTATATATTCCGTTAACATATAACACCAGATTTTAATCTTAATACTCAACATAAAAATATTATCATCTGTCATAACTCAGTTTCCATAGCCTGAGAAACAATTGTTTAAAATATGATCACTCATGTATTCTGCACAGAACAATAACTGCAAtgaaatgtttatttttatttttatctgcCTTTAGCCTATTTGCATGTCTGTGGATTTTGCTCCTGGCTGGATTGCTTAGAGTAAGTATGAATTATTCTGGACTGAGTTATTTTCTATGAGACATAAAGGTAATACTTTAAATGTACATTTGGTTCTGGCTAGAAATGTTAACGAACAAAGCTAACTGCCAGATTTTACAAACATGTCACAattttttaaattcctttatgTTTTCATGAGAATTAAGCAGAATTTTCCACTGGCTTTTGTGAAGCATATCATCAGTTCTGCGTAGATACACTTTAGTTCAACTGACACAGAAATGGTGCCTTGCAGAATAATCCCGTACCACTGAGCTACCATGCACAACTaatttgattttgttcattgaaaATACATTCTTTGCTCCCACATTGAAGGAATAAGACATTATACGTTAATCAGTTCTGGAAGTAGAATGACCTTGGTATTAATGGAGAACAAGCTCACACGCGATTTTATTTTACGCCTCAGCTGGAGAACATTCAGTCTTGATTTGTAGGTGTCTTTGATCTTTTGAATGACCTGGAACAACACTTGTATTCAAAATGTACTGTCAGAGATGCCCAAATTGAGTTTTTATTCATGAAAATTTATAAAGAGAAAAATTTTAAAACAGTGTATGGCATTCTTTGCATTCACAATGTTGCCCACTCTACACATTCTTAATGTCATCAAGTTAATATATTGTATTTATAAAACACCAGTGTCACTCATGTGGTTTCTTTGAACAATGCACCCTTCTGGAGTTTATGGAGCTATTAAGTCCCAGTTCTGCAGAGCCCAGTGGTAGTAAGATCTTAGTTTGCAGTCCTTCAGATTGTGCCAAGTTCATAGTTTGTACTTTTTCAGCGTGGAATGTGCCATCTGGCAGCATTCATTTGCAAACATCTCATTGAACTAGAAGACCAAAGGTTTCGGGCAGACCAAATTGCCTtttcactgagttgatgatcttGCATCAGGACAAAATTCATCCCTGGGAATAGCCTGTTGATCAGAGAATTCTCTGTTACACAGCTGCTTGGGACAAACAATGATTGTGCTGATGTTTAAATCTGCCCTGCATTTCTTGAtgttttttgcattttttttcttcagcttttctTCTGGAGCAATACAATGGAACTGGTTTTTGCATCAGCAGGAGCTCTACTCTTCTGTGGCTTCATCATCTATGATACACATGTACTGATGCACAAGCTTTCACCTGAAGAATATGTATTGGCTTCAATTAACTTGTACTTGGATGTCATTAATCTCTTCTTGCACATTCTCCGAATCCTGCAATCAGTTAATAAAAAGTAACAACTAATGATAATTACTGAGAAAAATCTAGCTATGTCTTCTAAATGTAAGCTGTACAAATGCACTTTGTCTAAATTtcctgtttaattttattaactAATTTTGGTTTTGGTTGTATTTATGTTCACTATGATGTAGATTatcagtttgtacattctttttATTGAGGGCAAATCAGAGGTACCTTTGGAGAAAAGCATTAAAGTAGAATTAGTATAAATTGAAAATATATTCCAATCCAGTCTTAAAATCAACAACATCTTGTTGGCCTTGCTTGGTTTGAATTTAAAgctttaaaactttttttaagtTTCACTGCATGGAAAAATTTTGTTGAGCTGGGACAAACCAGTTTAGATTTGGCATTATTTCAATTGAAGATTGTTCCTATTATTTTATATctctttatttacttattatttgaaCGCCCATGGATGGAAATCCTATACTTGTAAAGGCTCTGTCTTTTCAGTTGGAGACATCACTCCTTAAATAAAATTTGAGAAACTTACCCTTTCTATTTAAGCATTAATTTTTGAAAGTAGTGATACTTTGTGATCTTAATTCAAGGAAACCAATTAtggaaataaaaataatgcacacaaaatactggaatctGGATGTTTCGGGCCAATCCATAAATgatgcctgagttcctccagcattttgtgtggattacTCTAGATCTctggtatctgcagaatctcttatgtttatggaAATAAAAATACTTTTTATTTGAAGTTTATGCAGTTTAGTCTTGCTGGGATGATGACAGAAGAACAAATTAGCAGATATGGAGAAACAAGTTTTAGGGAAAGAGGGGAGGGTACAAATGAGAGTGATGAACACAGAATAATTAGAAATGAGAGACGCATTTTTAAATCATCAGTAAAACACTAAATGTACAAAGCAATTAATCTGACTGAGAAATTCTGAAGTCTCATGTACACTGTTTATTCAAAAACTCAAGTTGAAAACCTGCCAGCATTTTTCCCTTGCCGGCATGTAAGTAGACATCTATTTTTCAAAACAATAATTCAGTTGAAGTGTCCCACTCAATACTACAAAAATATTTGATGTAGCTAGTGCATGATATATATAGGGGTCAATGATTGTGTGTTACACTGGTACAGTGAAACAGCACAGCTCCAAAGACCCAGCTTCGATCTTGACCTCTGGTGCTATCTCTTTGAAGTTGAtacaatgtggggagaataaaatgggattagtgtaagtggGTGCTTGAAGGTTGGCATTGGTTTAATAGGCCATAAACCCTACTTTTATGCTGTATGACTGACTGAACCTGACACCAAAGTGGCTGAGTTGTTAGTTTTATGTGTGCACACCAGTTAATTCATACTTCAGCAACAGATAAATTTGAGtaatactcacaaaatgctggaggaactcagcaggccaggcagcatctatagaaaagagtactaTAATCATTTGACATTTCTGGCTGAAATCCTTCATGAGCTGAATTTGAAACTGATTGGATCATGTTACCTTAAGATACAAGTCAAGTctctttattgtcattttgatcataactgctggtacagtacacagtaaaaacgagacaatgtttttcaggaccatggtgctacatgaaacagtacaaaaactgcactgaactacataaaaacaacacagaaaaaaactacactagactacagacctacccaggactgcataaagtgcacaaaacagtgcaggcattacaataaataataaacaagacaataggcacagtagagggcagtaagttggtgtctgatgagtctgatggcttgggggaagaaacttacatagtctggtcgtgagagccggaatgcttcggtgccttttcccagatggcaggagggagaagagtttgcatgaggggtgcgtggggtccttcataatgctgttagctttgcggatgcagcgtgtagtgtaaatgtctgtaatggcgggaagagagaccccaatgatctcagctgacctcactatccactgcagggtcttacaatccgagacggtgcaatttctgaaccaggcagtgatgcagctgctcaggatgctctgtaggatgggagatggacttttctcagccttctcagaaagtagagacgctgctgggctttctttgctatgcagctggtgttgagggaccaggtgagattctccaccaggtgaacaccaagaaatttggtactcttaacgatctctactgaggagttgtcgatgttcagcgaaagtggtcgctccatgccctgctgaagtcaacaaccatctctcttgttcacattcagagacaggttgttggctctgcaccagtttgttagccgctgcacctcctctctgtatgctgactcgtcctTGCTGATgggacccaccacggtcgtgtcattggcaaacttgatgatgtggtttgagctgtgtgttgcagcacagtcgtgggtcagcagagtgaacagcagtggactgaccacacagccctgggggtgtgatggtgttggagatgctgcttccgatctggactgactgaggtctcccagtcaggaagtctagaatccagttgcagagggaggtgttcaggcccagtaggctcagctttccaatcagtttctgaggaatgattgtgttgaatgctgaactgaagtctatgaatagcattcgaacgtacgtgaCTTTTTTGtctaggtgggttagggccaggtggaggttgatggcaatggcgtcgtctgttggaACGGtccgcaaactgcagggggtgcaGTGAGGCGGGCAGCAGCGTCTTGATGTTTTGACCTATTCAAGTGCTGAGGTGAGAACAAGTACACCAGAAGtattgatcaggatgaggttttgaaaTGCAGCCTAGCCAGTTCTTATACCTAGATGCAGTGAGAAGTTAGGCTTCCACACGAGTGGATCCCTCCCTGATTTGAAGTCAAGACctccagcttgcatttacacctTCTCAGCAGCCTCAGATTACTATCTGATTTTTGAACTACATGGGCCACATTTCTCATGTATATTTATGCTAAATGTAACCATAAAATATGAGGGAAGCATATTTTTCCCTTGACTGAACAAAACCAGTGAGAAGGAAATTATAGTTCCTGCAGGCACCTGGTTATCAGAGAAAAAGATTACCTTATTTGTTGTTGCTGAGTTGCAATTCTCTACAGGCTTCACCTTGAATGTGTTAGCATTTCAAACCTGGGCTTGCTGTGTTATTCCATCAGCTGCCTTCATTTAATGTAGCAGACAACATATAAGAatgtagagcaacacacaaaatactgggggagctcagcaggtctggcaacatCTATGTCGGgagatggacagtcaatgttttggttgagatcttcagaactggaaagaaggGGAAGAGATCGCCAGTATGAAAGAGTGTGGAGTGAGAACTGGCACGTGATAAGTGAATCCAGCAGAGAATCCGTGTGCCCACCTGTGACCCACGAGCCTCTGCAACTCCTGCTATCTCCAAAGCAATCCCACCACCAGATACATCTTTCCTCAcacctctccaccttccacaaGGATTGCTCTCTCCGTGGCTCGCTTGCCTGctcatctctcccccccccccccccgacacttTTCCCTATAACTGGGCTCGGTGTTatacctacccctacacctcctctctcaccaccatcagGGACCTAAACATTCCTTCCACGTGAGGCAGTCTTTTACTTGTGCACTCATTGGTGACATTTATTCAGTTGGCAGTTCCTTGTCTGCTCGTCCCACCCCCTAGCCATCcctctccaggcacttatccctatAACTGTGCAAAATGTtatacctgtccctacacctcttccccatccttttagaatggagatgaggaatttcttaagccagggaatggtaaatctgtggaattctttgccacaggcagctgtgaggcCACGTCTTTCT
Coding sequences within it:
- the tmbim4 gene encoding protein lifeguard 4, producing MDPYPRSSIEDDFNYGTSVSTASVDIRMGFLRKVYSILSVQIILTTVMSAVFLHSNTVKEFVHASPSLVLITAFGSLGLIIALAIYRHQHPVNLYLLFGFTLFEASTVATIVTFYDYSVVLQAFALTTAVFIALTVYTFQSKRDFSKYAASLFACLWILLLAGLLRLFFWSNTMELVFASAGALLFCGFIIYDTHVLMHKLSPEEYVLASINLYLDVINLFLHILRILQSVNKK